In Toxoplasma gondii ME49 chromosome X, whole genome shotgun sequence, a single genomic region encodes these proteins:
- the JMJD4 gene encoding histone lysine demethylase JMJD4 (encoded by transcript TGME49_224928~Gene product name based on ToxoDB Community Expert Annotation.), protein MATADKSVESNGEMEDKEDLRREMDLETDESSDDPLDYVDVWDHQDLPYETFLEKYLCARRPVVIRGISSSWPASRQWVLHSRDIQKEDVPQSQSSQAPAASGVCFAEAFPSSSFSSFSQSSTSEPSSCYSRLQDGLLRAALDRSRAKRGGRQRENLQRRSSAFQASNSTLPQVPAWDAEETAELDSSALSPLTETSSSSSLSSPCTCCRCSSFFLSPAEAAQFGRPNLVRLHDAFCAQLGAHTRVALNERGEVHAQRREDEESGGSGGETDEQTGAGDPQVVDIREGGDRLGRVTTRTADIERLGKSDRRKGEDETKEGGRELYRRKGERNGERGETRGTAATRPRSIQVPIVTWACTQNGACSCSHSVRPGCQTVEEVSEDYTRHKQGHEGSAAEITSLATRRSVPLAAFLHYWETKRQKETEETEKAGDAEEPCERKWERRNFRQCQPLLACWKSGTDRRNISPDFAPPVSPSASIEKTPRSSCSPCSSRPTVSRAAEWWLSPEEREIATELSRSPSPWYLADWHFVVEEQKAERKNTADASHEFAGDTGTAVPQRRHSRVAGQSPKERRTESPETLDPEIQEREASVDPRRDAATFGKVREDMGDAEARHRGREDRRLRIASPPRKTEGDGESHLYFASQFYHVPMYFEDDWFLKAPVRDREDYRFAYLGPRGTCTPWHSDVLGTSSWSANVCGVKRWAFERTKRHAAFPGPLRSSPSLYSSPKSKSPVSASPDATSSSPSGPSSAAASLPDGLRASRKSTRTAPAQASPCRACGRRHPRQQERRPLSRDQASGTVCASVPAPMSCSLHPQETCASSSLSATPSLVLCPRPLDVLMQFPGECVYVPSHVHHRVCNVTDCMALNHNWCNAANILHVADALKEDLNAVRSFLIEDFPDARLVLLSLASPSAEMPQTVDSPRQEQEGRQVSQSLLSDPCAVGLPAPSVSCPPASSPVCSSAPCASLAFGSPHSEMPSGVATLERNLVCEICGRKAFPTSLEERENAKKEEPGDTSDSDARLMGDGGLSGTVGEVVDEFALHTGHESRVYLAAHENRGEGKRSNATATVRQESPSEATGCLRCGGNTEGGWSSIAPDSCVCFPTHRFLRRRDRVVEEPKSETRDQTDRGIIQRRDRAETTLSRATRSYAELVMCEERILSANCGVTFFDFFFFLLNVARAILLPRLKRHINLQSMRDVSRSSRDATTAEDDPGSDNVLVLSATCSHRRSRLERNGVVDSLRLQSASNEGECDASEKLPSEERRRAESRGDEEENGQEGEARYGDEVTQRAAGEGETGLAGIGRKQSEREAKPMTERQEKRNQATVDEEAIAAKAETSRSKGTDMPTTAGQPETERDANAVLQWTFDILGALRVLLLLRAMYREGYVAFLTRAQVELRKENGKKQLKASSAQIESGKLNEVPCWLCGDEGDTSLSSEVAKERVDFLLRASRSVRHSGSSDEMRAEWEDGEKESESEEGETTHDKFLAIEDYHLTLQELLAAVLSLNQVLHARQDGSRDRTVQCLRRLILEDTESVPSAFEQREEEHAGRGGEPSCRLQNMAKESREIMCKSGNGNEAERRDVRLVNKVDLDVSPVQLQISESMQKLRHQCCQAPYSACSFSEGLLPCLSSLGTHEVTTELLWEQTRKQMQYTEQWVISSPRP, encoded by the exons ATGGCGACCGCTGACAAATCAGTGGAATCGAATGGAGAGatggaagacaaagaagatcTACGGAGAGAGATGGACCTTGAAACCGATGAGAGCAGCGACGACCCTCTGGACTACGTCGATGTCTGGGACCACCAGGATCTTCCCTATGAGACTTTTCTTGAGAAGTATTTATGTGCCCGAAGACCTGTGGTAATTCGGGGCATCTCCTCATCTTGGCCTGCCTCCAGACAATGGGTGCTTCATTCCCGGGACAtccagaaagaagacgtTCCTCAGTCTCAGTCCTCTCAAGCGCCCGCCGCGTCCGGCGTTTGCTTTGCAGAAGcgttcccttcttcctctttctcgtctttctctcagtCGTCTACTTCTGAGCCCTCTTCTTGCTATTCTCGCTTGCAAGACGGCCTTCTCCGAGCAGCTCTGGACAGGAGCCGAGCGAAAAGGGGAGGCAGACAACGCGAGAACCTCCAGAGAAGATCCTCTGCGTTTCAGGCCTCTAATTCGACACTTCCCCAGGTACCCGCGTGggatgcagaagagacagcagagctCGACTCTTCAGCTCTGTCGCCGTTGACAGAGACCTCGAGCAGCTcctcactttcttctccatgCACCTGCTGCAgatgttcttccttctttttgtCGCCTGCGGAAGCCGCCCAGTTCGGCAGACCTAACCTCGTGAGACTCCACGACGCATTCTGTGCACAGTTGGGGGCCCACACTAGGGTGGCGTTGAACGAACGAGGagaggtgcatgcacagcgacgagaagacgaagaaagcggcGGGAGCGGAGGCGAAACGGACGAACAAACCGGAGCGGGAGACCCGCAAGTAGTGGACATacgagagggaggagaccgACTAGGCAGGGTCACCACTCGGACAGCGGACATAGAGCGTTTAGGCAAGTCAGACCGGcgcaagggagaagacgaaacaaaggagggagggagagaactgTACAGGCGCAAAGGAGAACGGAACGGAGAGCGCGGGGAAACTAGGGGGACGGCTGCGACAAGACCTAGATCTATTCAAGTCCCCATTGTGACTTGGGCCTGCACCCAgaacggcgcatgcagttgctcACACAGCGTCCGACCGGGATGCCAGACGGTTGAGGAGGTGTCAGAAGATTATACGCGACATAAGCAAGGCCATGAAGGAAGCGCAGCAGAGATTACGTCATTGGCGACACGGCGCTCTGTCCCCCTCGCTGCTTTCCTACACTACtgggagacgaagcgacagaaggaaaccgaggagacagagaaggcaggagatGCTGAAGAGCCCTGCGAGAGAAAGTGGGAAAGGAGGAATTTCCGACAGTGTCAACCACTTTTGGCGTGTTGGAAGTCAGGCACAGACCGAAGGAACATCTCTCCAGATTTCGCGCCGCCTGTCTCCCCTTCGGCCTCGATAGAGAAGACTCCGCgttcctcttgctctccttgttcttcgcGTCCCACTGTTTCACGTGCAGCCGAGTGGTGGCTCTCtccagaggaaagagaaattGCGACGGAGCTGTCGCGTTCTCCGTCGCCGTGGTATCTTGCGGACTGGCACTTCGTCGTGGAGGAACAAAAAgctgagagaaaaaacactgCGGATGCGAGCCACGAGTTCGCCGGAGACACCGGGACTGCAGTGccccagaggagacactccagAGTGGCTGGACAGAGTCCCAAGGAGAGGCGGACGGAATCTCCCGAAACGCTGGACCCTGAGATACAGGAGAGGGAGGCTTCAGTGGACCCTCGGAGAGACGCTGCGACCTTCGGTAAAGTGAGGGAAGACATGGGAGACGCGGAAGCCAGACaccgaggcagagaagataGGAGGCTTCGAATCGCGTCGCCACcgcgaaagacagaaggGGACGGAGAGTCGCATCTTTATTTCGCCTCGCAGTTCTACCACGTTCCCATGTATTTTGAAGACGACTGGTTTCTAAAGGCTCCGGTACGAGACCGAGAGGACTACCGCTTCGCCTACCTAGGCCCGCGGGGGACGTGCACACCGTGGCACAGCGATGTGCTCGGAACGAGCAGTTGGTCGGCGAACGTTTGCGGGGTGAAGCGCTGGGCGTTTGAGAGGACGAAGCGGCACGCAGCATTTCCAGGTCCACTTcgttcttcgccgtcgctctaCTCTTCTCCAAAGTCTAAGTCGCCTGTTTCTGCTTCACCAGACGCcacttcctcgtctccttctgggCCTTCTTCGGCTGCTGCCAGTCTTCCAGACGGCCTGCGAGCCTCGCGGAAAAGCACTCGAACAGCGCCTGCACAGGCCTCGCCATGCCGGGCCTGTGGGCGCCGGCATCCACGCCAACAAGAgcgtcgtcctctctcgcgagaCCAGGCTTCAGGAACTGTCTGTGCTTCCGTTCCTGCCCCCATGTCTTGTTCTTTGCACCCCCAGGAAACGTGTGCatcctcttcgctttcggCGACTCCTTCGCTGGTCCTCTGTCCCCGACCTCTCGACGTTCTGATGCAGTTCCCCGGAGAGTGTGTCTACGTCCCCTCTCACGTCCACCATCGTGTCTGCAACGTGACCGACTGCATGGCTCTCAACCACAACTGGTGCAACGCCGCGAACATTCTCCAT GTCGCCGATGCACTTAAGGAGGACCTCAATGCTGTACGATCCTTCCTCATTGAGGATTTTCCCGATGCTCGCCTCGTCCTTCTGAGCCttgcttcgccttccgcgGAGATGCCCCAAACAGTTGATAGTCCTAGACAGGAACAAGAGGGAAGACAAGTTTCGCAGTCTCTGCTTTCGGATCCCTGTGCAGTGGGTTTGCCTgctccgtctgtctcgtgTCCGCCGGCTTCGTCTCCGGTCTGCAGTTCTGCTCCCTGTGCTTCTTTAGCTTTTGGCTCGCCCCACTCTGAAATGCCATCGGGAGTAGCTACGCTGGAAAGGAATCTCGTCTGCGAGATATGCGGACGCAAGGCGTTCCCAACTTCTcttgaagagagagaaaatgcgaagaaagaagagcctGGCGACACGAGCGACTCAGATGCCAGGTTGATGGGTGACGGTGGGCTCTCTGGAACCGTCGGTGAAGTGGTCGACGAGTTCGCACTTCACACTGGACACGAATCGAGAGTCTACCTCGCTGCTCACGAGAATAGAGGCGAAGGCAAGAGATCAAATGCGACTGCGACTGTGAGACAGGAGAGTCCCTCAGAGGCAACAGGCTGCTTGCGTTGCGGAGGCAACACAGAGGGGGGCTGGTCGAGCATCGCGCCTGATTCTTGTGTTTGTTTTCCAACCCATAGGTTTTTGAGACGACGAGACAGGGTAGTGGAGGAGCCAAAGAGCGAGACAAGAGACCAGACGGACAGGGGGATCATCCAGCGGAGAGACCGCGCTGAAACGACGTTGAGTCGAGCAACACGTTCATACGCCGAACTGGTGATGTGCGAAGAGAGGATTCTGTCTGCAAACTGTGGAGTCACATTCTTcgactttttctttttccttctcaaTGTCGCCCGCGCAATTCTCCTCCCGAGATTGAAGAGACACATAAATCTGCAGAGCATGCGTGACGTGAGCAGATCATCGAGAGATGCGACGACGGCGGAGGACGATCCTGGCAGCGACAACGTCCTAGTCCTTTCAGCTACATGCTCTCACAGGCGGAGTCGACTCGAAAGAAATGGAGTGGTGGATTCGTTGCGCCTGCAGTCTGCTTCGAATGAGGGGGAGTGTGACGCGAGTGAAAAGCTGCCatcagaggaaaggagacgcgcagagagccgcggagatgaagaggagaatgggcaggagggagaagcaagaTATGGAGACGAGGTGACACAGAGAGCTGCGGGAGAGGGGGAAACAGGACTAGCGGGGATCGGGAGGAAGCAGTCTGAACGAGAGGCGAAACCAATGACggaaagacaggagaaaaggaatcAGGCTACTGTGGACGAGGAAGCTATCGCTgcgaaagcagaaacgaGCCGATCCAAAGGAACTGATATGCCAACAACGGCGGGCCAGCCGGAAACTGAAAGGGATGCGAACGCAGTTTTGCAGTGGACCTTCGATATTCTTGGGGCGCTCCGGgtgttgcttcttcttcgagctATGTACCGTGAAGGGTATGTTGCTTTTCTTACGCGTGCGCAGGTGGaactgagaaaagaaaatg gaaagaaacagtTGAAAGCATCCAGCGCACAAATCGAGAGTGGCAAGCTGAATGAAGTCCCTTGCTGGCTCTGTGGAGATGAAGGTGacacttctctctccagtgaGGTAGCAAAGGAGCGAGTTGACTTCTTGCTTCGCGCTTCGCGTTCAGTTCGACACTCAGGGTCGTCAGACGAAATGCGAGCAGAGtgggaagacggagaaaaggaatcagaaagcgaggaaggcgagacaacGCATGACAAATTTCTCGCTATCGAAGACTACCACTTGACATTGCAGGAGTTACTTGCAGCTGTCCTCAGTCTCAATCAGGTGCTTCACGCGAGGCAGGATGGCTCTAGAGACAGGACAGTCCAGTGTCTTCGCAGGTTGATTctggaagacacagagagcgtGCCATCTGCGTTTGAACAGCGTGAGGAAGAACACGCTGGGAGGGGAGGTGAACCAAGCTGCCGCCTACAGAATATGGCAAAGGAAAGTCGAGAAATCATGTGTAAAAGTGGGAACGGAAACGAGGCGGAAAGAAGGGACGTGAGATTAGTAAACAAGGTAGACCTGGACGTGAGTCCAGTTCAGCTACAAATCTCTGAATCCATGCAGAAGCTTCGGCATCAATGCTGTCAAGCTCCTTATAGTGCCTGTTCGTTCTCTGAGGGTCTTTTACCCTGTTTGAGCTCTCTGGGTACGCACGAAGTCACGACAGAACTGTTGTGGGAGCAGACAAGGAAACAAATGCAGTATACGGAGCAATGGGTGATCAGTTCTCCACGTCCGTGA